The DNA window CAATCCTCATGATTAACCTTAGTGTGATCAGgcttacattttttgtagtATGATTTATCTCTTCTATTGGGTTCAAACAAACCCCATTTTCCCTGGAGTGCACCAAAACCAATATTAATATCATCAGTATTTGTATCACCATAAATTTGtgttaatttatcatatatccaataatttaaaagtaaGGAAACAtcgtaaaaagaaaacatacCACTCCAAGATTcagatttatttaaaaatcttagatatttttcacaaattagTATCATTTGTCCTTTATGTTCCTTTAcccatattttattacattctTTATTATAATCATTCAAATCCTCAGAATGCCTGTCCATAgcttcataaaatttttctgaaTTTAACTCTCTTGGAGAACTCTTGAATAATTGCtacgtaaaaaataaataataagagtacttaaataaatgtttctataaatattatttattgctATTTAGATGAAACCGtgtattaaaagaaataataacatctaataataaacatgagcaaatttaaatgtaaattacTGAAAAATCTTGTGATCTAGGTGACGATGCCATTGTttgaatgaataaaaatataatatagttTTATACTACGACTGTTTATGTATCTATTGTTTTATCATATGTATTTCAGAGAAATTTagtttctttaaaaaaacatttaacaCACATTAGTATTTTTGAATATCGATTTACGTATATTATTGAAAtaagtataataaattatgttaaatatGTGCTTTTCaatgtttaaatatattattattataaaaatacttGTTGAAGAAATTACGTCAATTCTCTGTGAAATATAAATGggaaagaataaataataaaaaacaagagatattatttaataaaaattaattgtgatttatataattgtaaaaataatttcaaattaaagtaattatttatatatttatgttaaaaatactataattaaataatgtgtaaaataatgaaaaattaatttaaaaatttaaatgtagCATACCATTAGTTATATATTCGTATCATAATTATGATTTTTATGCTCACGAAAGATgataagaataataaatttgttttcgaatataaaaaattgattaattttattgaatAAAGGGAAtgtaaaattgaaaatataatactgAAATAAcactataaaatatttaacctTAATCTCAAAGTACATaatcattattttaatttatccttttcttttatttatataatatatttgattcagcgtaaaaattgttaaaacataaaaaaaacatatctAATATGAGAAAAgtgtttatttatattttaaggatcaaaaacagaagaagagtatattttaatttatatacgTTCTACAATATTATCCtaatatttatgaaaattcGATATATTATAGcacaaaaagaaatatatttcgaAATTAATTATGAATGTAGAATAATTGTAagaatatatgtttatagttaatataaattattaagcATATCATAATATTGATTGTAATAAATCAAagtttgttaattttttatttcgtgaATTAATAAACAtgatatatgaaaatatatatttaatatagaaACATTATATGTgtcatatttatatgtagaTGTGTAGAGAATAGTTACATTAACACTTATTTATCTTATAtaagtattatatataaatggatAATAATTTCGTATGCTTGTTTCCTTCCTTAATGTAAtcttatgtttttatttacgaactatatttataaaataaatgattaattatattcttttctaatatcttttatttatttagtattaaataatttcaagTAAATACATTTGAGTACCACatcatttgaaaaaagcaACTTGTTCcttaatttatgtattttatatcaaaaaataaaaagactaccattatgtataattaagaaaaataagatataaaatattgggaatgattattttataatgaaatattttatatattttttacattaatttatttttataaaagtatCATTTCTAGTTAGAAGgtgtttatttaaaatatatagtagaaatcattttataaaatgtaaatatataatttgtaaGGAGTTGTCTTAATAGAAATAAAGGacttaaaatgtattaatttaatttattattatttttttttataagcaggattattatataattttagcttatttatatattacaagTATAATTGTATTTGCATATATGATTATACATAGagatacattttttatcatcctaattaagaaatatattttatattgtaaaaattattaacactTTTGAAATGTATCTTTtgaacaataatatattcatcttttcataattcattttttttttgtaattatttccattttaagaCATTATATTAATGTCACCACTATATAGATGATGTATTtggataaaatttatatatggaactatataatatttaggtatatttcttaaaaaaatatgtatttaatagatatattatatttgaattgttaaaatataGTTATAGAAtgaatgatttttatttttgttatggTAATGTTCTAATTAAATCGTTACAATTTGAGGAAATAATATAGTATTCCTATTTAGCCTGAtaagatatatttattggaCTCAATCCCATATTTCCATCATAATAGTCTTCATATCATGGAAATCTTTCTGGGAACTGTCCATTGAAAATACTGGGCATTCCATTTGAACgtccacttcttcctctaAAGAAGGTTCCAACTGAAgtatactaaaattaaaaagaaaatttatagagttataaaataattcttgatatttctaatttttatttaaatgttcCATAAACACACTTTTATAAGttcaatatttataataacttAACATGTAATAATAAAGCATCAATcccaccagatacaccaaGAACAGCTAAGGAAACAACCTCATTTATTAATCCAGAAATAGTATTCTGTACACTAATGATGAAATGCGCATCTTCTTTTACTGGTTCTTCTTATAATTGTTATGTTCCTATAATGGTTACTTCTGCTATAAAGGTTTTGTGCTGCTCAAAATATCCAGGTGAACTATATGATCTTGATGTCTTAAAGCATTCATGTTGTACATTGTGTTGTAGCAATAGATGggatttttcttatttaacGTATTGTATTGTTTCTGAAGTtgatttttcttataatggTGCTAGTATTTATGTTGATCTTGCTACtgaattttttgtttcttccctACTTTTGATGATGTTGATAATAATTTTACCTTATGAATGTCCCGATATGCCTGTTTCTTTTAATATTCCTCCTTGTAATTGTACACTTCTGGGCTTAATGATGGATAGGAGGAATGTGGTGTTTGCTGCTCAGCATGATATATTGGAGTCGCAGCTTGATATGTTTGAGGCAGCTCTTGGTGTGTTAGTTTCGGAATCTCATAAAAGAGAACTGGTTCTGGTAATTCTCTTTAATTTATTCCATTtgatatgatatattttattttcatttctaaataacaataaaaaaaaatatataggactataaaaaataatgtggaaattttattttgctttatataaatatactttaaaatgaatattacCTTGAATATAATGTCATTATtcgtataaatatattaatcttTATCACTCATAATTGATTGTGAAaatacaatttaaaaataatttattttctattttgagGAACACGCCCTGGTGATACTTGTCAAATGCGTAAACGTATGATCTACGAAtagttttaaaaaggaatagtTACTTTGATACATGTTTTTTAGTGTTATATCATTAttaatgctttttttatgtattaattatTCGTTGAAATGTTTAATCATGTTTATTATGGCAGATCTGCTAATTTGTTTACACTTTTCTATTAGCACTGAAATATCTTTTTCTGATAAACAACATACGTATAATTTGCATGATAACGTATGTAACATAAAATAAGTGTCGTGTTTTATATTAGACATTTATTTAcctttattttatacttACATTTGATAAAGctctttttaatgaaatattttttattttatacacCGAATAAAGATCAAACTGTgtgatttatatatattacgatgttacattataatttttgtacatttgaTAATATTGATTGAGtagtgtattttttattatgattcgaataaaaaaatacgaattgCTAAATGTTATGAAAATTAGTTTTGTCTTACGTTAGTTATTAAGACTAAGTATAATAAAGCATGCACACCATGAATTTTTGGCTTCACATCCAGAAAAGATAATGTGCTcgcatttataattaatgattaaaaagttttacaACTTATATTACCTAATTTgcaacacatttttatatttgtcaAAAGGTGAAAACAAATATGAGTATAATTAGGAtttaataacattaaaaaaagtatttagTGTGTGTATATTTGCTGACTAAAACAAGTAATACTAATTGACAAACATTTAAGAATTGACTGCATTGGCAACAAGCAGTGCACACAGAATGCAATTCATAAGTTATCAAAAAACGgagtaaaaaacaaatacaaaaaaaagcaacaaaaaaaaaacatttaaggaaaaaaaggtaatcaCACTTAATTacttcttttaaaataaaaaaagagagttaCTGAAGGGAAAAAGCACCACAAATTTATatggcattttttacattgtcTATTCTACTGCCTTAAGGTCTTCAATATAATGCTATAAAAGAATATGGATTCCACCTACCTTTAAACATTCATTTGTTTCATATTCTTCTCATCACAAATGTCttattatgttttaatatgaatatttctttatacattaaaattttttaaattataatcaGTGTGTTCCACTTTCGGGGAAGTGATCCAAATGATTACTATATTTCCAAGAGTACTACACTGTTTTACAATTCTTACATATTTTAAGTGTAAATTTGATCGTATATAAACTTTTAATTAGAAAAAGTTATTTCTGCGTATTAATTAAGGAgtatcttttatttttaataattaatacaaGTTTGGTAATTGTGTTATTTGTACCATGGTATATTCGCGATAATCCAATTCAATTCTGTTGactcattaatttttttattgctaaATTTTATGTAGATTCTATGTTCGGATAACGCTTTGGCAATAACCCATGTgttatttgcattttctatTAAAGCATCTGTTTTTCTTAGATGTGTTATGCTTGATTTTATTGAATATACTTATAGAGTAAATAATGCTTGCTATGCTTATGTTCCTTTCCTTGTTAATCAACTGATGTAGAACTAAATGCATTAGTCTAGTTCTTCTGACTAAGGATGATAAGCTATATTCATTCGATAATTTGGAAAACCTTCATTATAATACTGCGGATAATAACCTGAAAATTGTTCCCCGTATCGTGGATCGAAAAAATTAGGGATATTTTGGTTGTTCCTTCTATTTCTTCTAAAGAGAGATCCAATTGGGGTACACTAATATTAATGtgaaattttgaagaattttaaaatgtgataTTTTGatggtaataatttttatttgtaagtattataattatataagcataatttaaaatgttttagtGCAATTTTTGATACCttaaatagtaaaaataatgcacCTATAGCACCGGATACACCAAGAACAGGCACCGGTTCAACGGTTTCTAAAACTTTAGAAAGCGCAAATTTCATCTTTTCCATGATCGTTTCTGGGTTATATGCGGACAGCATTGAACCTGCTGATTTATCACCTTCCTCTAGGGAAATGTCTGCTTCGTCTTCGCTTAAATGATGTACATAATGTTCTTGTAGCTGTTCTAGTCGTTGCTCTGGTTCTGGTTCTGTTAGTCCTTTTGGTCCTGTTGGTTCTTCTGTTTCTGATGATTCTAATTGTTTTAATTGTCCTAATTGTAGTAGTGGTAATGATGGCAGTACTGTTAGTTCTAGTGGAACTCGTGCTGGGGGTACTGATGGTATTCGTTCACTCTCTCCCCGTGCTTGTTTTTCCAATCCTTTTGCGGGTGATGAAGAAACTGAAACGAGGGGTGCGGTATGTGTTTCTCTAGAGTTTCCACCATGTGCTTGTGGTGAAGAAACTAGAACGGGGGGTGGGGTATGGGTTCTTCCAGACTTTCTACTATGTGCTTGTGATGAATAACCTGAAAAGCGGGTTGGGAgaggtttttcttcaaattttctaCCATGTGCATGTACTGTTACcgcatttttatctttaccAGGAGGTGGAtcgatttttaaataaaataaatcagATGTGTTCTTTGTACATGCATCTTTAGCAACTAATTCATCTTTTTCGATTACGTATTTTAGATTTGTTAACGCATTAGGTAAATTATTGTCTTTCTCCTTACATTCCTGCATCAAACTTTTATGCTTCTCAGCTATATTACTAATGTTTCTACATAATGATGAAGAATCATCACTTTTTTTGAGTTTTGTGAAATAATCgtataattcatataattttttcattttttcaaaagtatCAGTGTCCATATAGCTTAATTTCGATATACAATTAAAAGGACCACCTGAAGCTTTAGGGTCAACTCGCATAAATTCATCAAAAATTTCAAAGTTTTTTTCATCTACACGATAATATGACTCTCTTACTGTTTTATTTAACCAgtagttaatataattacaacaGTCAACTTGATGAATTGTAATGAAACAATGTTGACGTTCGATCAACTTCTTTAACTCACAAAAGGTTTCACGTAACTTTAGCTCCTTTTCTGGCGTATTATTTGTGCgatttattatatagtttGCAAAACTAACATCAATTTTGTCTGTACGTTCATACTCCAAtgctttttttacttcaagGTACTTATGGTATTCGAAATACTGAAGTTAAGAAAGATcgattaaaatatatgtaaagaTAAAAACATAGCAGTATGATATAAATTTGATCTTTGTTTAATGCGtataaatcatttaaataaatagtcattatatatattctccatgaaaaaagaagtttaCCCATGGGTTTGGAGGTTTTTTGGCCATTGTGTTTTAAAGAAAgacaattaaataatatataaaaatcggttcatatataatatcatatatCATTTACTGCAATATTAGAATGAAATGCAAACGTCTTTTTAATTCAGGCGTATACATGTATTACGAATCAGTTAATGGCTTATCTGGTTATTCCTTTAAAATACTGTCCAATAtttaatcttttttaatACGTATTAACGTAATTTTCTATATGCTACATTTTGCGCTTATAATtgtgttaattttatatatatattgataCACATCGCGGTGGATCAGTTTATCCAGATACAATTTACAAGGGTAAAAAATAGTcttgtaaattataaattgtttatgttaaaaaaatgaatatttaaagaaaataaaattatatgatgaGAAAATACTATACAATAAATAACGTTAAACACATTCGtcgttataaaaaataaatctaatataatcaattattttttatatatttattctctataaagaataaataatatcttATAAGTTAATTctttaattatgtattttcccactttttttttttttttagcataaaaatggcattttaCTACATTggttaatattatttgttatacGAAAATAGTAAGCTCTATTTTCATAATACACGGTATAGATATTCTAAATTAAGGATGATTCATTttgatatttaaaaatacaagTGCAATATGTagcaatattttatttagcaATAATTAATTGTAGAGAAATCATCGTTAATATGCATGCTGCGTAACTGCAATAATGTTCCAAATAAGAAAACAAAAGATTTGTAATTTCATGAAATTAATTTGTGCTTAATATcgatttgttattttttccgtttaaTCGCCGTTTAATCAGAATGAAGATTCCCATAAAAATAACGCTGTTTATTTTCAAGGTACCAATTAttgatttaaattattaatctCCGGTGCTTTCATTATTAGATGGGCTAATCGGTGGTTCAGCGCTTAacgcaaatgtgcaaaattaaTAGATAGGCATTAAGTAATGAAAAGAATAGCAACAgtaatagtaataaaaattaaatattatccAGTTTGTGACAGAAACAAATGCGTTCAGACTAcaagaaaaaacatttataattaaatcaGTTTTATTGCATGGCAAAGTTTTCCCCACGAAGCGAtttatgaattttaaaaattttttatagaaCTTCATTAAACATTCTTGgactttttttgtttagttTAATATATGTCCATTTCgacatttattataattgtataccgaaaaataatttgattTAAACAAATGCATTCTGAGCGCATTTTAAAGACaaacaatatttataacaaattaatCAAAGTAGTATAAAATGGTCAAAAATATCAAtaaatctaattttttttcgcgtttaaattaaacaaaactAATAATGTACAAATTAGACACTTATTCGTTCaatcattttgctttctaaaaaatgttttgctcTATAAAGATAACTGCGtctgtcttttttttgaagaaattagTTGTACAAGAAGATTTTGCGTACCAACAAAGTTTAAAGGCATTTTCCActataattttgaaaatgcgCCATAATATCAAATAGAAAATTACGAACAAGTGTTAAAAACATGCGTAGATTAAATGTCACATGTATGTGTCCCTttctataatatacataaatgcaTATTATTAATAGCAGTATATATAGAGTTTTATAATTCTCTCTTTCACTAGTAATAAAGCTTTTGTATAAATAGTCAATAATGGGAAGATTAGTTCTCCTATTACCTATGATTTGATTATTTCAATGCCTATTGGACTGTGCCAGTCTAACATGGTGGTATGTTTATCATCATATGCAACGATGCACCAAGGAATGATAATAAATAAGTTACGGTTTGCACTAAATTGGCTGTACAACCATGTAAAGAATACACCATTCAAATGTCTAATAATTAATGAAGGGAAAAACCCTATGATAAttggaaattattttatttagaaTGTTGCTTATATGTTAATACATACGTTctaatacaaaaattttatttgaatgAAAGTATGTATTATGTTTATAAAAGTCTATGCAGAgttaaacaaataattatattcatgTGAATTAAATgggtaaatatttatattaatatttatactttagtaaaattattaaaccTGTGTTGGGGGGGTAGAAACAATTAAATTTATCCCCTTATCATAAATAAGTAATGCTCTGAATtgtgtaataataattatttatttttccatattactaatggggaaaaaatgaatagtATTTAAGCACAAACGgagttcaaaaaaaaaaagtaaaatattaaatttg is part of the Plasmodium vivax scf_7125 genomic scaffold, whole genome shotgun sequence genome and encodes:
- a CDS encoding variable surface protein Vir32, truncated, putative (encoded by transcript PVX_102125A); the protein is MDRHSEDLNDYNKECNKIWVKEHKGQMILICEKYLRFLNKSESWSGMFSFYDVSLLLNYWIYDKLTQIYGDTNTDDINIGFGALQGKWGLFEPNRRDKSYYKKCKPDHTKVNHEDWKNRKKLYDYYVDYDTLFLGARAIDVLCKKYYKKIKEF
- a CDS encoding hypothetical protein (encoded by transcript PVX_102130A) codes for the protein MAKKPPNPWYFEYHKYLEVKKALEYERTDKIDVSFANYIINRTNNTPEKELKLRETFCELKKLIERQHCFITIHQVDCCNYINYWLNKTVRESYYRVDEKNFEIFDEFMRVDPKASGGPFNCISKLSYMDTDTFEKMKKLYELYDYFTKLKKSDDSSSLCRNISNIAEKHKSLMQECKEKDNNLPNALTNLKYVIEKDELVAKDACTKNTSDLFYLKIDPPPGKDKNAVTVHAHGRKFEEKPLPTRFSGYSSQAHSRKSGRTHTPPPVLVSSPQAHGGNSRETHTAPLVSVSSSPAKGLEKQARGESERIPSVPPARVPLELTVLPSLPLLQLGQLKQLESSETEEPTGPKGLTEPEPEQRLEQLQEHYVHHLSEDEADISLEEGDKSAGSMLSAYNPETIMEKMKFALSKVLETVEPVPVLGVSGAIGALFLLFKVSKIALKHFKLCLYNYNTYK